A genome region from Nitrospira sp. includes the following:
- a CDS encoding DUF3047 domain-containing protein — translation MVRLGFALLAVLLGAPAFTLAQGLTKLEVGNFSAAAAGVTLPDGWTLLTFKKIERHTTYEVVKDGSISVVKAVSEASASGLTKAVTIDPHEYPIVRWRWKVENVLPQGNVHRKDGDDYPARLYITFAYEPDKVGLGRKLKYQAGRMLFGDIPIGALNYIWDAKSPVGTVVDNAFTDFAKMIVVESGSQRIGSWVEEERNVFEDYRLAFGEEPPAISGVAIMSDTDNTKERAVAYYGDIVFVKALK, via the coding sequence ATGGTACGCCTCGGGTTTGCCTTGCTCGCGGTCCTGTTAGGTGCTCCCGCCTTCACGTTGGCACAAGGCCTCACCAAGCTCGAGGTGGGAAATTTTTCGGCTGCGGCAGCCGGCGTCACGTTGCCGGATGGGTGGACACTGCTGACGTTTAAGAAAATCGAACGGCACACGACGTATGAGGTGGTGAAAGACGGGTCGATTTCCGTGGTGAAGGCTGTGAGTGAGGCGTCTGCGTCGGGTCTGACCAAGGCTGTGACGATTGATCCGCATGAGTATCCGATCGTGCGTTGGCGGTGGAAGGTGGAGAATGTGTTGCCGCAGGGCAATGTGCACCGCAAGGATGGGGATGACTATCCGGCCCGTCTCTATATTACGTTTGCGTATGAGCCGGACAAGGTGGGTTTGGGAAGAAAATTGAAGTATCAGGCCGGGCGGATGCTGTTCGGAGATATTCCGATCGGCGCATTGAACTACATTTGGGATGCCAAGAGCCCGGTCGGGACAGTGGTCGACAATGCTTTCACCGACTTCGCCAAAATGATTGTGGTGGAAAGTGGGTCGCAGCGGATCGGCTCCTGGGTTGAGGAAGAGCGGAATGTCTTTGAAGATTATCGACTGGCCTTCGGCGAGGAGCCGCCGGCGATCAGCGGGGTTGCGATTATGAGCGATACGGACAATACGAAAGAGCGGGCCGTGGCCTACTACGGCGACATCGTCTTCGTCAAAGCGTTGAAGTGA